In Paludibaculum fermentans, the genomic stretch GCCGGTGGGTAAGGGGCGCAAGCTTGACCTGAGCAACCGGATTGCCGATGCGGTGGCGGGCGGTTGGACGCTGGGGACCATCACGGAACTGCGGTCCGGCCTGCCCTACGGCGTGGTGGAGAACACGAACCGGTTGAACGCATTCTCCTCCGTACAACGGCCGAACCTGGTGTCGAACCCGGTGCTGGATCCCGGCCGGTCCAGGGCGGATCTGGTGTCCCGCTGGTTCGATACGAACGCCTTCGTCTTTCCCGGTGACGGCAAGCTGGGCAATGCACCGCGCAACGTAGCGGCGGGGCCGGGCTTCGCCAATGTGGAACTCTCCATGCTGAAAGACTTCCATTTCACCGAGCAGCGCTTCCTGCAGCTGCGCGGCGAGTTCTTCAACGTCTTGAACCGGCCGAACTTCGCCTTGCCCAACGGCAATCGGGGCGCGGCGGCCTTCGGCCGAATCAGCGGCACCGTCAACGACGGCCGCTTCATCCAGATCGCGCTGCGGCTGGTGTTTTAAGAAAGGCGAGAATGTACAGAACACTGAGCTGTATTGCGAGCAGTGTGCTTTGTTGCGCGGCCCTGCTGGCGGATCCGCCGGCGGCGCCGCGCACAGCGGAAGGCTTCCCTGACCTGGCTTTGGTCCCTCCGCCGCTGAATACGCGGCCCGGCCCGGAGTATGGCAATGACATGCGCAAGTTCCAGGGCATCCCGACCATCGAACGGGCGTCGAACGGGCGGCTGTGGGCGGCGTGGTACGGCGGGGGCTCCGGGGAAGATCCCTTCAACTACCTGGTGCTGGTGACCAGCGGCGACGATGGGGCTACGTGGTCGAAGCCGGTGTTGGTGGTGGATCCGCCCGGGTTCGTTCACACCTGGGAGCCCAGCTTGTGGCACGATCCTTCGGGCCGGTTGTGGTTCTTCTGGTCGCAGAGTTTCGGCCGCTGGGATGGCCGCGGCGGAGTGTGGGCGATCACCGCGGACGATTCACGCTCGGCCACGACGGGTTGGTCGCAGCCGCGCCGGATCGCCGACGGCGACATGCTGAACAAACCCACCGCGTTGTCGACGGGCGAATGGCTGCTGCCGGTGGCGTTCTGGCCCATGCCCGCGGATCACGCCACGGTCAACGCGAAATACAACCTGGGCTGGACGCCCACGTTGATGAGGTACATGACGCACGACTTCGGCGCGGATCGCGGAGCCTCGGTCGTCATCGTTTCGCGAGACAAGGGCAGGAGTTTTGAACGCCTGGGGCACGCAGTGGTGCCCGACGTCGGCCATAACGAACCGATGATCGTGGAGCGCAATGACAAGTCCCTGTGGATGCTGATCCGGACGACCTACGGCATCGGCGAGAGCATTTCGACGGACCGGGGGCGAACCTGGTCAGAGGGCAGGGCATCGGGGATTCCGCATGTGGTGGCCCGTTTCCACATCCGGCGGCTGGCTTCCGGAGCGTTGCTGCTGGTGAGGCACAATCCGCAGGAGTTTGGGAAGGTGATCGGCAAAGGCCGGTCGCATTTGTCAGCGTTCTTGTCCCAGGATGACGGCAAGACCTGGAGCGGAGGGCTGCTGCTGGATGAGCGGGAGAATGTGTCGTATCCGGATTCGACGGAAGGGCCCGGAGGGCGGCTGTATATCATCTACGATCGCGAACGGACCGGCGCTCGGGAGATTCTGATGGCCCAGGTGACGGAGAAGGAAGTTGCGGCCGGCAAACTGGCGGAAGGTTCCGGAAGCCGGTTGACGGTGTTGATCAACAAGGCTGTGGATTGAAGGGATGCCGGGGGCCCGCGCCCCTGGCGAATCCTCCCCTGTCGTGAGTGCGGGCCTGTACAAACCGGTCATGCCGGGTAAACAGGAATTCAGATCGATGACTCCGTAATTCACTTCAAACAGGCATAGAATGGTCGCCGAGGCCGAGACCACCTATGCTCCTGCTTGCGCCGCGCACGCTTTGCGCGATCCTGTTGACTGCCGCGGCGACGGCGTTCGCCGCGGATCCCACCTTTCTGAAGCGCTCCATCGCAGCCGCCTCGCCTCAAGCGGACGAACTCACCGCTGGCGCTACTGGGGCCGTCTATCGCCCGCTGTTCGGCGCCGGCGATCCGCAGGCCAGGCACCTGAAGAGCATTGCCCGTTATGGCGAGCTGACCATCGAGGCTGCAGGGAAATCCGCGCTCGTCTCCTATCCGGCCGAAGAGCAGGTGTACTTCATCCTCTCCGGAACCGGGGCTGTGCTCTGCGACGGTGTGACGCAAGGCGTCAAACCCAACGACTTCCTCTACCTGCCGCCCGGCAGCAAACACGGCGTCGTCAATACCTCTTCCGCGCCGCTTCACGTGCTGGTCATGGGCTTCCGGCTGCCCGGCGGAAACATCGTCCCGCCGGCCCGCCGGTTGATGATCGCGAATACCGCCGACGTGCCCCTGCAGCAACTGGCCAGCCACGGACCCACCACGCAGTTCAAGCTCCTCATGGGCACCACCGAGAGCAAGCGCGACAAGCTGCCGGCGGCCAGTCAGATGGTGAGCCTCTTCGTGATGGACTTCGCGCCTGGCGGCACCAACATCCCGCACCACCATGAGACGGAAGAGGAGATCTACTTCATCCTGCAGGGCAGCGGCGAGCTGGTGGCGGGCGGCGGCATCGATGGCAACGAAGGACGTCATCCAACGCGTCAGGGCGATGCCTGGTTCCTGCGGCTCAACACGACCGTCGGCTTCTACAGTGGCGCCCAGCCCGGCGGAGCACATGACCTGGTGCTCGCCGTCCGCTCCAGTTTCCCTTTCCCGCCCACCCGGCGCCCGCAGTAACGATTTAGAAAGGACTCATCCCCATCATGGCCCGCACTCGTTCCGCCCTCTCCCGCAGACAATTGCTTGCCGCGGCCGCCCTGCCTGGACTCTTCCGCATGACCGAGGACTCCGCGTCGTCGCAGACTTTGAACAAAAACTCCGCGCCCAGCCAGTTGAAGATCACGGATATGCGCTCCGTGCTGGTGGCCTCGAATTACGACTACCCCATCATCCGCATCGACACGAACCAGGGCGTCTACGGCCTGGGCGAGGTGCGCGACGCGGGTAGGGAAGGCACGGCCCTGGTGCTCAAGCCGCATCTGGTGGGACGCAACCCGCTCCAGATCGAGCCGATCCTCGACAGCATCCGCAACTTCGCCAGCCAGCAGCGCATGGGCGGCGGGTACAGCGCCATCGACATGGCCCTGCACGACATTGCCGGCAAAGTCTATCGCGTGCCTGCCTGGCGGCTGATCGGATCGAAATACCGCGACTCCATTCGCATCTACTGCGATACGGACCAGAGCAAGGATCCGAAGATCTTCGCCGAGCGGCTGCGCAAACGGAAGCAGCAGGGGTTCACGTTCTTCAAGATGGATCTCGGCACCAGCCTGGTAGCCGACCGGTCTGGCGCCGTCACCAGCTACAACACGGCCACCACCAAGGGGCTCCAGTATCTCTGCGAATATGTGCAGGCGATCCGCGACCAGATCGGTTGGGAAGCTCCGCTGGCGACTGACCACTTCGGCCCGCTCAGCCTGAACGACAGCATCCGCTACGCGCGTGCCTTCGAGCCCTACAATCTCGCCTGGGCCGAGGACATGATCCAGGTGGGCCATCTCGGACCCGGCGGCGACGCGCCGAAGAATTGGCGCGCCTATCGGGAACTCTCTGAAGCCACCACCACGCCCATCGCCACGGGCGAGAGCCTCTTCGGGCTGGAGGAAGGCTTCAAGGCGCTGATCGACAACCGTGCGGTGGACATCATTCATCCGGATCCGCTCACCTCCGGCGCCATCCGCGAGACCAAGCGCATCTGCGACTACGCTTCCATGAATGGCGTGCAGACGGCCATCCATTTTGCGGGATCCCCGGTGGGCTGCCTGGCGTCCGTCCACATGGCGGCCACGCTGAAAGACATGCTGGCCATGGAGAATCACGCCGTCGATATCCCGTGGTGGGGCGACCTGGTCACGGGTCCTGCCAAGCCCATTGTGGATCGCGGCTACATCCAGGTGCCCGATGCGCCGGGCCTTGGCGTCGAACTGAACGAAGCGGTAGTGAAACAGCACATCCGCAAGGGAGGCTACCTGGATCCCACTCCTCAATATGACGACTACATTCTCGACCGCTTCCGTCTGGGTGGACCCTACCCGCATCTCGACGAGAACGGCAATCCGGTGGTGAAGCAGTAGCTCCCTACTTCGTTGCAACCGAGTACAGGCTCGACTGCGTGAGGATGAACAGCGTCTTGCCCACGGGGCCTCCGAAGACCAGGTGGAGCGGCCTCTCCGGGACTCGGATGACATCGATCACTTTGCCCGCCGGCGTGTAGACGTAGATCTCACCTGCGGCCAGGTAGACGTTGCCCGCCTTGTCCTGGGCGACGCTCTCGCCGCCCTGCTCGATGAAAGACTCCAGTTCGCCCAGGGTGCCGTCCGCCTGGATCCTGCCGCGGTAGGTGCGCTGGTCGGATTCATTTGTGACGTAGAACGGCCGGCCCGCGTCCGCCTTCACCAGCCCGTAGGCTTGCAGGATGTATGCCCACTTGTACCCGAGATAAGCAGGACCCTGGACAATGACCTCGTCGGAAGGAATGAACAGGCTGCCGTCCGGCGAGACATATTGATACTTCGTCCGCGTGGTCACCAGCTTGCGAAACATCTGGTCCAGCGTGATGTACTCCAGCTTCGCCGGATCCAGCGTGTTGGTGAAATCGCCGTTTACCCAGTAGTTCACCGGCAGAACGGCGGTGGCGCCCGGACGCTCCTGGGCGGGCTGCGGAGCCAGCACCGTGACCTCCTCCTCGGGTCCGTCGGGTTTGAATGCATATACGGCCATGCCGCTGCCTCCTGAGGACGTCACGATCAGGTTGCCGGCCTTGTCCATGGCAAGATTGACCGGATCCAGAGGGCTGTCGCGTACTATCTTGAGTGCCCGCGTCTCCGGCGAGTAACGGTAGATGCGATGCCAGTGCGCATCCACAAAGTAGAGCCGACCTTGGGCATCCACAATCCCGCCCGCGCTGTTGTAGAAGCCTCCGGCGAGCTTCTCGATCTTGGCGCCCGGCGCGACCACCGTGCCGGGGTACGCCGCGGGCGGCGTGGGCCGCGCAGTGGTCCAATCCAGAAGGGCGAACTCCCGGTCGCGTACTTCGGTGTTGTAGGTGGGATCCCAGATCGCGGTGCCATAGGAGACCTTGCCCTGCCGCACATACTGGCGGCATCCCTCTTTCTCCGTGCACATCATCAGCGAGCTGTTGTTGTCCACGTGAATGTTGCGGAAGCGGATGCCGGTTGAGTCGGTCACTTTGATGGCATAGGGGAAGGGGCGGTAGCTGCGCACCACCCGGTAGCCGTGGAAGTTCGCAATCGTGACGTTCTTGGAATAGCTGATCTCCAGCGCGGAGGCCGACTCGCTTTCGCCGCGTTCCCCTTCGGTCTGCAGCGCGTAAAAGTCCCAGTTCTCCACGTGGTCGAGCTTTACCTCTGTCCGCATATGGTGCTCGCTGGACACCTGGTACACCTTGCCCGGGGTCGTGGTATCCGACACATACAGGCCCGTGTGCGCGAAGGTGCTGGGTGTCCACAGATTGGAGAACGTGCCGCCGCCTCCATGCGTCACCCACAGGCTGGGATACTGGCTGTCCCAGCGGCGTCGCGGATCGGGGTCGGCGCTCAGGTTGCTGTTGTAGGGCTGTTCCCGCTTGCCCGATGGTCCTCGCGTCCCATGCCCGCCCAGGAACCGCACATCGTCCATCTGCGAGTCTTTGCCGGACATCCACAGCGCCGCCACCGCGCGGCTATTCACCCCGCCGGTGTAGAGGCCGATGCCGGTGACGAGATTTGTTCCGCCTTGCGGCGCCAGCAGCAGCGCTTTCGGGCTGCCGGGCCCCTGGAACGCCGCCGTGCCATCCAGCACATCGAACTGCGTCTCATCCGGATGCAGGCCAATCAGGATGCTGTCCGGCCGCAGCTTGAGCGTGTCGCTCACCACGTAGCGCCCCATGGGTACGTACAGCACGGGGTTCTCATTAATGGCCTTTTGCAGGGCAGCCGTCTCGTCGGTCGCTCCGTCGCCCTTCAAGCCCAGCGATTTCAGGTTCACCCATCTTTCCGTGGAAGGCGGATCCTTCAGCGCATTCGGCCCCGCCGGCGGCATCGCCTTCAAGGGATCCGTGACATAGTCCGTCCTTCGCTCGGCCACAGCCCCCGGACGGTTGATCGCGTACCCGTGCGAGAGCGTCTTCACCTGGTATACCGGGCCCTGGCCTGCGAGTTGCTTTCCGCTTTCGCGAAAACGCGCGAAGACCGGTACGTTCCGGCAGTGGCTGCTCTCCACGTTGATCTGTGTCAGGCGGCTCTTCTCGTTGCTGATGATCAAGGCCGGACCGCTGATGTCCACGAACCGGGCGTCCTTCACCCAGAATTGGTCGGAGTAACCGGTGTCGATCGCGATCGCCGTCGGCACGTTGCGGAATTCGCAGTGCACCAGCGTCAACTGCGCTTCGTTCTCGCGGATGGCCGCCTCGTGCTGCCCGTCGAAGGTGGCATCGATGACCGAGAACTGCCAGGCGGGCGACGGCTTCTTGGTCAGGATGCCGTAGCGTCCGCCATGGAAATGTACGTCGTAGGCGATATTGCCGGCATCGTGGATCCCGGCCAGGCCGGAGCCAAGCTGGAAGTCCATGTGCGCCAGGTAGCCATGCTGGGCGACATGGAATCGCACGGCCACCGCGGCGGCGTTATCATTGCCGATCTCGAAATCGATGTTGCTCATCGCCGAGTAAAACGTGCCGGGGTTCGCATCCCCGATGTTGTTGTTCGGCGGCACTGTACCGGGCGGCGGCGGAGGCAGCCGGAAGCCGCGGCCCTGCATCGGCCGCATGCCCGCGAAGAAGAACATCGTCCCGATGCCTTGCTGGAAGCCCGGAGTGTGGTCCGCCAGGACGAACACCGGCCGCTGCCCGCCATAGCCCATCACCCGGATGCCCGGCCATACGTAGATCGTCCGGGTGACCCGGTAGCGGCCTTCGGGCACAAACAGGATGCCCTCGCCCGTGGTCTCCTGGACCTTGTCGATTGCGGCCTGGATCCCCGCGCTGTCGTCCGCCAGGCCGTCGGCCCGCACGGCGAAGCGGTCCTGCGTCAGGTACACGGCCTGCGCGTCGTCCAAGCGGGTCTTGTAGTAGGAAGCTCCACTGCAGGGCAGCAGCAGGCCGCCGAGAATCATGCCAATGAGAATGAGTCGCGCCATCGAGCAACACTCCTGAACCGCGAGCGTTTTGTCGCGTACTCATCATATGCCCGAGGTCCGTCCCGCGCGAGGACGGCCCTCGGGTTCTACCGCCGTCCACTTCCCTAGTAGTAGCCGAAGCGGCGCGCAAACCAGTTCTTCATCAACTGCGCCATCACACCGTAGGCCGTGAGCGCCGCCACCAGCCACACGAAATACACGCCGGGCAGCGGGGTCAAACCGATCGTCTTTCCGAACGGCGAAAAGGGGATCGCCAGGCCGGCGCAGATCACCACGCCAGTCAGCAGGCTCAGCGGCAGGGCTGCGCGGCTCTCCAGAAACGGGATCTTGCGCGTCCGGATGATGTGGACTATCAGCGTCTGAGAGATGAGCCCCTCGACAAACCATCCGGTCTGGAAGAGAGACTGGCCCGCATGCGTGTTCGCCCCGAACACGAACCACATCAGCGCGAAGGTGGCGTAGTCGAACAGCGACGACACGGGTCCCAGAAACAGCATGAAGCGCGCGATCGCCGGCACGTTCCATTTGCGCGGCTCTTTCAGATACTCCTCATCGACGTTGTCGAAAGGAATGCCGATCTGCGAGAAGTCGTACAACAGGTTCTGCACCAGCAACTGCACAGGCAGCATGGGCAGGAACGGGAGCCAGGCGCTGGCGCCCAGCACGCTGAGCATGTTGCCGAAGTTCGAGCTCGTGCCCATACGGATGTACTTCACGATATTGCCGAACGTGCGCCGTCCCTCCAGGACACCCTCTTCCAGCACCATCAGGCTCTTCTCCAGCAGGATGATGTCGGCCGACTCCTTCGCGATGTCTACGGCCGTATTCACAGAAATCCCGATGTCCGCTTCACGCAGGGCCGCCGCGTCGTTGATTCCGTCGCCCAGGAAGCCCACCACATGGCCGCGGGCTTTCAACGCCGCGATCACGCGCGCCTTCTCCATCGGCGATACCTTTGCGAAGACGGCGGTGGTGTCCACTGCCTGCTGCAACTCCTCGGTGCTCATCCGCGCGATCTCCCGGCCCAGCAGGATGCGCCCGGCTTCGATGCCCACCTCCGTGCAGATCCGGCGCGTCACGGTGTCGTTGTCGCCGGTGAGGATCTTCACCGAGACTCCGTGGGCCTTCAGCGCCTGGATGGCCGGGGCGGCAGACTCCTTGGGCGGGTCCAGGAAAGCGACGAAGCCCGCCAGGATCAGCTCGGTCTCATCGGCAACGGAATAGACGGCCTTGCCCAACGGGAACTTGCGGTAGCCTACCGCAATCACGCGGAACCCCTCTTCGTTCAACTCGCGGGCCATGCGGAGCGCGCCTGCCCGCAACTCGTCTTTCAAGGGGACCAGTTGCCGGTCGACATCCACCAGCGTCGTGATCCGCAGCATCTCCTCCACTGCGCCCTTCGTGATGAGGAGCTCTTCCGCTTTCTCCGTTTCCACGGCGACGGACATGCGGCGCCGCCCGAAGTCGAAGGGGATCTCGTCCACCAACCGGTAATCTGTTGCCACGTGCAGGCCCTGCTCCAGTTCGGCATGCTGCAGCACCGCGACATCGAGCAGGTTCTTCAAACCCGTCTGGTAATAGCTGTTCAGGTAAGCCAGTTGCAGCACCTTTTCCGATGCCCGGCCCAGCACGTCGAGATGCCGTTCCAGCACGACGCGGTCCTGCGTGAGCGTGCCGGTCTTGTCGGAGCAGAGGACGTCCATCGCGCCGAAGTTCTGGATGGAGTGCAGCCGCTTCACGATCACCTTCTTGCGCGACATGTTCACCGCGCCGCGCGCGAGGTTTGCGGTCACCACCATCGGCAGCATCTCCGGAGTCAGGCCCACGGCTACCGAGAGCGCAAAGAAGAACGCCTGCCCCCAGTCGCCCTTGGTCCAGCCATTGAGGACGAACACCAGGGGGACCATGACGAGCGTGAACCGGATGAGCAGGCGGCTGACGCGGCTCACGCCCCGGTCGAACTCCGTCTCCACCCGGCGTCCGGTGACTTCGCGGGCCAGTTCGCCCAGATGCGTGGCAGCGCCTGTCTGGAGGACGAGCCCCGTTCCCGTGCCGCTAATGACGTTCGTGCCCATGAAGCAGAGCATGGGCCGCTCAGTCAGTTCCAGGGTGTCCGCCGAATCCTCCTGGGCCGACTTTTCCACCGGCATGGATTCGCCCGTCAACGCCGCCTGGCTGACGAAGAGATCCTTGGCCGCCAGCAGACGCAGGTCGGCGGGAATCATGTCGCCGGCCGAGAGATGCACAATGTCGCCCGGCACCAGTTCATCCACCGCGATTTCGGCTTTCCCTCCGTCACGCGTCACCGTGGCGGTGGTCTGGACCATCTCGTTCAACTTCTCCGCCGCTTTGCTCGACCGGAACTCCTGGGCAAAGCGTAGAATGGCGCTCACCAGCACCATCGTCGAGATGATTGTGGCGGCCTCGGAGTCTCCGCTGATGGCGGCTATGCCGGCCAGCGCCAGCAGCAGCAGGATGAAGGCGTTGTTGAACGCATGCAACAGATGGCGCCACCACCCGTTCGACTCTTCCCGCACAACCGTATTCGGACCGTACTCGCCCAGGCGCTGTTCAGCGGTTTCGAGAGACAGCCCCTGGAGGCCGGCTCCGAATTCATTCATGAGCGTCAGGGCGTCGGTTTGGGACGCGTGTTCCAGCACCCTCTTGTCATTCTTCAGGGCGCGGCCCGCGGGTTTCACCTTGAGGCCGTTGATCTTCTTGAGCTCGAGCTCCACGAGTGGTTTGAGCATGGCGTTGCATCTCCTCTCGTGGCCGCAGTTCGCCGGAATGCGCCCGCTGCTCTACATCACGCGAAGGGAATGTCACCCGGGCGCCGCCTGGTGGCTGGCGCTCGAGCAAGGTCCGCTCACGCGCTGAGAGCGCGGGCACAGACTAAAGACCGGAAATGAGTGGTTTGGGGTAGGGGCTGCTGCGCGGCGTATCGTCTTCGCCGCGAGAAACCCGCCTGGATGCCCTAGGAAGTGAAGGGCAGGGAAGACCGGTCGAATCTCACGGCGGAAGCGCAATCCGCCAGCAGCAAGCCCACCCGCAAAGGAGGCTCTTTCCGCTGGGTTATTGAACTACTGCCACTAATCGTTTCCATTTGTCGTTGCACGGAGCCTTTCAGACTCCACCGTAAGGGTAGGCCAATCAGGTAAGGTTCGTCAACCAGCCAGCTCCACTTTTAGGAGGTGGATGCTCGGTGCCGGCTTGTTTCCTCGATCTCCACCGCTGGCGGGGCGTATCAGCGGCGGGAACGCGGTCTGTGAGAGTCGGGTAACTAGAAGAAACCAAACAGAAAGGAGCTCTCGGCGGATCGCCGGTCGAGGTCGCTGCCGGTTCAACCGCACGAAGATGTAAAGAATTCGCATTTTAGTGTAGTAAATAGATCTACTAAGTCGTATACTTCTTTCAGTGAACCGTATTCTCTATAGACATCGGTGGCTTTTAGGGCTGTCAGTTGTCCTTCTCGGCGCCTTGGCCTCTCGCGGCATCCTCGCCGCCAGCGATCGCCAACCCGTTGTGAAGACACAGGGTTTCCTGCCGTTTGCCGATGCGCCCATCTACTACCGGACCTCGAAGACCCTCTCAGACCAGATCACTCGCCTGAATCAGCAACTGG encodes the following:
- a CDS encoding sialidase family protein, translated to MYRTLSCIASSVLCCAALLADPPAAPRTAEGFPDLALVPPPLNTRPGPEYGNDMRKFQGIPTIERASNGRLWAAWYGGGSGEDPFNYLVLVTSGDDGATWSKPVLVVDPPGFVHTWEPSLWHDPSGRLWFFWSQSFGRWDGRGGVWAITADDSRSATTGWSQPRRIADGDMLNKPTALSTGEWLLPVAFWPMPADHATVNAKYNLGWTPTLMRYMTHDFGADRGASVVIVSRDKGRSFERLGHAVVPDVGHNEPMIVERNDKSLWMLIRTTYGIGESISTDRGRTWSEGRASGIPHVVARFHIRRLASGALLLVRHNPQEFGKVIGKGRSHLSAFLSQDDGKTWSGGLLLDERENVSYPDSTEGPGGRLYIIYDRERTGAREILMAQVTEKEVAAGKLAEGSGSRLTVLINKAVD
- a CDS encoding cupin domain-containing protein — encoded protein: MLLLAPRTLCAILLTAAATAFAADPTFLKRSIAAASPQADELTAGATGAVYRPLFGAGDPQARHLKSIARYGELTIEAAGKSALVSYPAEEQVYFILSGTGAVLCDGVTQGVKPNDFLYLPPGSKHGVVNTSSAPLHVLVMGFRLPGGNIVPPARRLMIANTADVPLQQLASHGPTTQFKLLMGTTESKRDKLPAASQMVSLFVMDFAPGGTNIPHHHETEEEIYFILQGSGELVAGGGIDGNEGRHPTRQGDAWFLRLNTTVGFYSGAQPGGAHDLVLAVRSSFPFPPTRRPQ
- a CDS encoding mandelate racemase/muconate lactonizing enzyme family protein yields the protein MARTRSALSRRQLLAAAALPGLFRMTEDSASSQTLNKNSAPSQLKITDMRSVLVASNYDYPIIRIDTNQGVYGLGEVRDAGREGTALVLKPHLVGRNPLQIEPILDSIRNFASQQRMGGGYSAIDMALHDIAGKVYRVPAWRLIGSKYRDSIRIYCDTDQSKDPKIFAERLRKRKQQGFTFFKMDLGTSLVADRSGAVTSYNTATTKGLQYLCEYVQAIRDQIGWEAPLATDHFGPLSLNDSIRYARAFEPYNLAWAEDMIQVGHLGPGGDAPKNWRAYRELSEATTTPIATGESLFGLEEGFKALIDNRAVDIIHPDPLTSGAIRETKRICDYASMNGVQTAIHFAGSPVGCLASVHMAATLKDMLAMENHAVDIPWWGDLVTGPAKPIVDRGYIQVPDAPGLGVELNEAVVKQHIRKGGYLDPTPQYDDYILDRFRLGGPYPHLDENGNPVVKQ
- a CDS encoding glycosyl hydrolase family 28-related protein, whose protein sequence is MARLILIGMILGGLLLPCSGASYYKTRLDDAQAVYLTQDRFAVRADGLADDSAGIQAAIDKVQETTGEGILFVPEGRYRVTRTIYVWPGIRVMGYGGQRPVFVLADHTPGFQQGIGTMFFFAGMRPMQGRGFRLPPPPPGTVPPNNNIGDANPGTFYSAMSNIDFEIGNDNAAAVAVRFHVAQHGYLAHMDFQLGSGLAGIHDAGNIAYDVHFHGGRYGILTKKPSPAWQFSVIDATFDGQHEAAIRENEAQLTLVHCEFRNVPTAIAIDTGYSDQFWVKDARFVDISGPALIISNEKSRLTQINVESSHCRNVPVFARFRESGKQLAGQGPVYQVKTLSHGYAINRPGAVAERRTDYVTDPLKAMPPAGPNALKDPPSTERWVNLKSLGLKGDGATDETAALQKAINENPVLYVPMGRYVVSDTLKLRPDSILIGLHPDETQFDVLDGTAAFQGPGSPKALLLAPQGGTNLVTGIGLYTGGVNSRAVAALWMSGKDSQMDDVRFLGGHGTRGPSGKREQPYNSNLSADPDPRRRWDSQYPSLWVTHGGGGTFSNLWTPSTFAHTGLYVSDTTTPGKVYQVSSEHHMRTEVKLDHVENWDFYALQTEGERGESESASALEISYSKNVTIANFHGYRVVRSYRPFPYAIKVTDSTGIRFRNIHVDNNSSLMMCTEKEGCRQYVRQGKVSYGTAIWDPTYNTEVRDREFALLDWTTARPTPPAAYPGTVVAPGAKIEKLAGGFYNSAGGIVDAQGRLYFVDAHWHRIYRYSPETRALKIVRDSPLDPVNLAMDKAGNLIVTSSGGSGMAVYAFKPDGPEEEVTVLAPQPAQERPGATAVLPVNYWVNGDFTNTLDPAKLEYITLDQMFRKLVTTRTKYQYVSPDGSLFIPSDEVIVQGPAYLGYKWAYILQAYGLVKADAGRPFYVTNESDQRTYRGRIQADGTLGELESFIEQGGESVAQDKAGNVYLAAGEIYVYTPAGKVIDVIRVPERPLHLVFGGPVGKTLFILTQSSLYSVATK
- the mgtA gene encoding magnesium-translocating P-type ATPase, which produces MLKPLVELELKKINGLKVKPAGRALKNDKRVLEHASQTDALTLMNEFGAGLQGLSLETAEQRLGEYGPNTVVREESNGWWRHLLHAFNNAFILLLLALAGIAAISGDSEAATIISTMVLVSAILRFAQEFRSSKAAEKLNEMVQTTATVTRDGGKAEIAVDELVPGDIVHLSAGDMIPADLRLLAAKDLFVSQAALTGESMPVEKSAQEDSADTLELTERPMLCFMGTNVISGTGTGLVLQTGAATHLGELAREVTGRRVETEFDRGVSRVSRLLIRFTLVMVPLVFVLNGWTKGDWGQAFFFALSVAVGLTPEMLPMVVTANLARGAVNMSRKKVIVKRLHSIQNFGAMDVLCSDKTGTLTQDRVVLERHLDVLGRASEKVLQLAYLNSYYQTGLKNLLDVAVLQHAELEQGLHVATDYRLVDEIPFDFGRRRMSVAVETEKAEELLITKGAVEEMLRITTLVDVDRQLVPLKDELRAGALRMARELNEEGFRVIAVGYRKFPLGKAVYSVADETELILAGFVAFLDPPKESAAPAIQALKAHGVSVKILTGDNDTVTRRICTEVGIEAGRILLGREIARMSTEELQQAVDTTAVFAKVSPMEKARVIAALKARGHVVGFLGDGINDAAALREADIGISVNTAVDIAKESADIILLEKSLMVLEEGVLEGRRTFGNIVKYIRMGTSSNFGNMLSVLGASAWLPFLPMLPVQLLVQNLLYDFSQIGIPFDNVDEEYLKEPRKWNVPAIARFMLFLGPVSSLFDYATFALMWFVFGANTHAGQSLFQTGWFVEGLISQTLIVHIIRTRKIPFLESRAALPLSLLTGVVICAGLAIPFSPFGKTIGLTPLPGVYFVWLVAALTAYGVMAQLMKNWFARRFGYY